A section of the Sebastes fasciatus isolate fSebFas1 chromosome 21, fSebFas1.pri, whole genome shotgun sequence genome encodes:
- the LOC141759661 gene encoding TNFAIP3-interacting protein 1-like, which translates to MTLDLRKSNMSHHENTTDRPAVEKSQTTDYRQKYRLYPSLPNTDRYKVNVADRSTGEKLHTAAVYSPDSLLGDTQSDVANGDVRMKAQVLVLEEQRQELLSINEKWAKEYHTMVHYYKEKVRDLKALLQHDEEEICQEGGKKVTFGDELLKAEKEAEKLRTQNSTLTRKGQHQHEEIRRLNKALEEALQTTEPLGASSETLQDVWKHQAETYKEDFLKERKDREKLKDKYLEQEKKFRKAHSELRVLKSQVTQTRPPQPAALECTCTNRAACPQWEVRQIDRHHIQLQRRHTP; encoded by the exons atgaCGTTGGATCTACGCAAGTCAAACATG TCACATCATGAAAATACAACGGACCGACCAGCAGTGGAGAAATCACAGACCACAGACTACAGACAGAAATACAGACTGTATCCATCACTGCCcaacacagacag GTACAAGGTTAATGTGGCGGACCGCTCCACTGGAGAAAAGCTTCACACAGCTGCAGTTTACAGTCCCGACAGCCTGCTGGGAGACACACAG tCAGACGTTGCCAACGGTGACGTCCGAATGAAAGCACAGGTACTTGTGCTGGAGGAGCAAAGGCAGGAG CTTCTTTCTATTAACGAGAAATGGGCAAAAGAGTACCACACCATGGTGCACTACTACAAAGAGAAG GTCCGAGATTTAAAAGCATTACTGCAACACGATGAAGAGGAGATATGTCAAGAAGGAGGAAAGAAAGTCACATTTGGTGATGAGCTACTAAAAGCAGAGAAGGAGGCAGAAAAGCTGCGAACACAAAACAGTACTTTGACCCGTAAAGGGCAGCATCAGCATGAAGAGATCAGACGATTAAACAAG GCTCTAGAGGAGGCACTTCAGACTACTGAACCTCTCGGTGCGAGCAGTGAAACACTACAGGATGTCTGGAAACATCAG GCCGAAACCTACAAGGAGGACTTTTTGAAGGAGCGCAAGGACCGAGAGAAGCTGAAGGACAAGTATCTGGAACAAGAGAAGAAGTTTAGAAAAGCTCACAGTGAGCTACGCGTCCTCAAATCTCAG GTGACTCAGACTCGGCCACCGCAGCCTGCTGCACTTGAATGCACCTGCACAAATCGAGCTGCATGTCCACAATGGGAGGTCCGCCAGATTGACCGGCACCACATCCAGTTACAAAGACGTCACACACCATGA